A genomic region of Thunnus albacares chromosome 2, fThuAlb1.1, whole genome shotgun sequence contains the following coding sequences:
- the LOC122970290 gene encoding uncharacterized protein LOC122970290, with amino-acid sequence MRVYAVLDDQSNRSLAQSEFFDLFNLEGADSPYTLRTCAGVTEMSGRRGAGFIAQPLDGHLSMLLPTLIECNHMPDDRSEIHTPEAAKHHSHRKPIAHLIPELDPEAQILLLLGRDVLRVHKVRDQHNGPNNAPYAQRLDLGWVIVGEVCLGAAHKPKGVSTYRTNVLENGRHSYFSPCPNHLVLKEKLIVRTATKPFRSQSLQQSHFSDSLVQNTGDCSLGSRIFEKTEEDNKVALSIEDRQFIQLMDKEMFIDDANSWVAPLPFHTPRPRLPNNREQALTRFTSLCRTLERKPEMKSHFLAFMQKIFDQDHAELAPPLQDGEECWYLPSFSVYHPRKPGQI; translated from the coding sequence ATGAGAGTCTATGCTGTACTTGATGACCAGAGTAATAGGTCTCTCGCTCAGTCAGAGTTTTTTGACCTGTTCAACCTCGAGGGTGCAGATTCTCCCTACACTCTGCGCACATGTGCTGGAGTCACAGAGATGTCTGGAAGAAGAGGAGCCGGCTTCATTGCTCAGCCCTTAGATGGACATCTTAGCATGCTTCTTCCCACGCTCATAGAGTGCAACCATATGCCGGATGATAGATCGGAAATACATACTCCTGAGGCTGCCAAACACCACTCTCACCGAAAGCCCATTGCTCACCTCATTCCTGAACTTGACCCTGAAGCacagattctccttctccttGGCCGAGATGTCTTAAGAGTTCACAAAGTGAGAGACCAGCATAACGGGCCAAACAACGCCCCTTATGCTCAAAGACTTGACCTTGGCTGGGTTATAGTTGGAGAGGTCTGCCTGGGTGCAGCTCACAAGCCTAAAGGAGTCAGCACATACCGGACTAATGTTTTGGAGAATGGCCGCCACTCTTACTTCAGCCCATGTCCCAACCACCTCGTTTTGAAAGAGAAGCTTATAGTAAGGACCGCTACAAAGCCTTTCCGCTCTCAAAGCCTACAGCAATCTCATTTCTCTGACAGCTTGGTTCAGAATACTGGTGATTGTTCACTGGGAAGCAGGATCTTCgaaaaaacagaggaggacaACAAGGTCGCCCTGTCCATTGAGGACAGACAGTTCATTCAGCTGATGGACAAGGAGATGTTCATAGATGATGCTAACAGTTGGGTGGCCCCCCTTCCTTTTCACACACCAAGGCCACGCCTCCCCAACAACAGAGAACAAGCTTTGACCCGCTTCACCAGCCTCTGCCGTACGCTTGAAAGGAAGCCTGAGATGAAGAGCCATTTTTTGGCCTTCATGCAGAAAATCTTTGACCAGGATCATGCTGAATTGGCTCCACCGCTACAGGATGGAGAAGAATGCTGGTACCTTCCCAGTTTTAGCGTGTACCACCCACGCAAACCTGGTCAAATCTGA